In the Helianthus annuus cultivar XRQ/B chromosome 11, HanXRQr2.0-SUNRISE, whole genome shotgun sequence genome, one interval contains:
- the LOC110888981 gene encoding uncharacterized protein LOC110888981: MKIRLVVYTGGKWEIVNGKLEYVADADSSRRGLEIEPNLSYTALLSKLSNIWFGVGSSGFSSPKKFLVPDLNFCTDEENYDVVNDSQPNPDNSFENCSRSSSITFEPGHVFNNKEDMKLELGKKCLLEHFEFKSFNDKHTCSKTLTYPHVRQANPHVVAHYLKEPLKDSGRIYRCNEIVKDFRQRFQVEITTSQAWRGKSLALELLQGSSRESFAELPLYCYNLERANPGSVTHIKTDHERRFEMVFVAIGAAIRTFICNLRPVVIIDAAHLKGEFKGTLFLAVGMDGNNQILPISYGIGKSEDGECWTWFLSKLKECIGEIPEMAIISDRANSIHLAVRNVFPHVYHGLCCRHLMMNLRLPSDKKKENEKLWWKTCKSYRLSDLTSHLMLFVLPFLECDTL; this comes from the exons ATGAAGATTCGTTTGGTTGTATACACTGGCGGAAAGTGGGAAATCGTTAACGGAAAGTTGGAGTATGTTGCTGATGCTGATTCAAGTAGACGTGGTTTAGAAATTGAACCCAACCTTTCATACACCGCTCTTTTAAGTAAACTGTCAAACATTT GGTTTGGTGTTGGATCATCTGGTTTTTCAAGTCCAAAAAAATTTTTAGTTCCTGATTTAAATTTCTGTACTGATGAAGAAAATTATGATGTTGTAAACGACTCCCAACCAAATCCTGATAATTCTTTCGAAAATTGTTCGCGATCTTCATCAATTACTTTTGAACCAGGTCACGTATTTAATAACAAAGAAGACATGAAACTTGAATTGGGAAAAAAATGTTTGTTAGAACACTTTGAGTTTAAA AGTTTTAACGATAAACACACGTGCTCGAAGACGCTAACGTACCCACATGTTCGTCAGGCAAACCCACATGTTGTTGCTCATTATTTAAAAGAACCTTTAAAAGACAGTGGAAGAATATATCGTTGTAATGAAATAGTGAAAGATTTTAGACAGAGATTCCAAGTTGAGATAACCACTAGTCAAGCTTGGCGTGGAAAAAGTCTGGCACTAGAGCTTTTACAAGGATCAAGCAGAGAGTCGTTCGCAGAACTACCACTTTACTGTTACAATCTTGAGCGGGCAAATCCTGGTTCTGTTACACATATCAAGACTGATCACGAGCGTCGGTTTGAGATGGTCTTTGTCGCGATTGGTGCTGCG aTTCGTACCTTTATATGCAATTTAAGACCGGTGGTGATCATTGATGCTGCACACCTAAAGGGTGAATTTAAAGGGACGTTATTTTTAGCTGTTGGGATGGATGGAAACAACCAAATTTTACCAATTTCCTACGGAATAGGAAAATCAGAGGATGGTGAATGTTGGACATGGTTTCTGTCAAAGCTTAAAGAATGTATCGGTGAAATACCTGAAATGGCCATAATTTCGGATAGAGCGAATTCTATACATCTGGCTGTTAGAAACGTCTTTCCACATGTTTATCATGGGTTATGTTGTCGTCATTTAATGATGAACCTACGTTTACCCtctgataaaaaaaaagaaaatgagaagTTGTGGTGGAAGACATGCAAATCGTACCGATTGTCTGATTTAACGAGTCATTTAATGCTCTTTGTCTTGCCGTTCCTAGAGTGCGACACACTCTAA